The window ATTCCTGTGACACGTGGCCATCCAGGGACATTTCTGCAGCTGGACCATGCTTTTCAATCCCTTTTACGGAAATGTTTGCTGCCGTACAAATGCTGCAGTAACCGTCTCGTACCCAAACCTCTGCTCACACCCACTGTGATTTCCTCGGGGTAGGTTTTTAAatgtgattggggcgcctgggtgtctcacaATCAgctacgtgtctgactcttgacctcagctcaggttatgagctcatggttcgttcgtgagtttgaacccagcGTCAGACTCGGTGCTGCTGGTGCGgggcctgctcaggattctctctctccctctttctctgcccctcccctgcttgtgctcgaatgaacgcacgctctctctcaaaataaataagtaaactttaagatTACAAAAAATGTTGTTTGCTGAGCCAAACCACCTGAAGGTTACGCTAAGGTGTAAGGTTTATTTTCACAGCAGGCTCCCAGCCCCACCAGCCACCCCCGGGTCAGGTATGGCCAGGCTGTTATACCGGGTGTTCACATCCCTTAGGTTCTTtgctaatttgtcttttttttttttttttcaacgtttttttttatttatttttgggacagagagagacagagcatgaatgggggaggggcagagagagagggagacacagaatcggaaacaggctccaggctccgagccatcagcccagagcctgacgcggggctcgaactcacggaccgcgagatcgtgacctggctgaagtcggacgcttaaccgactgcgccacccaggcgccccatctttttttttttttaatgttcatttattttgagagagcgtgcgagAGCGAGCttgagggaggtggagagagagagagagagagagagagagagagagaatcccaaggatgctccacgctgtcagcaaaagcccaatggggggctggatgccatgaaccacgagatcatgaccggagccaagtcaagagtcggacactcgaccgactgagccacccgggcgcctctCTTTGCTAACTTGATAAAAGGTTCAAAATAGTGTCACTGCTCCCTCGTGACGGTGCGAAGTATGCGCCACATCACATTTGAAGGGGTCTGGTTcccacaggtttgaactgcacccCACAGGAAGGACGGAGGACGGGGACTGGTCAGGGCGGTGGTGTGGGGCCACCAGCCGGGTCTCAGCCACGGGAGACTGTATGGGACCCCGGGATCCTTCAACACGACGCCacatggagcagagagaggatgatTCTATCAACTGAGACATTAACGTATCGCTAACTGCAATGCACGtaactttggttcaggttcaaataaaatgtgaaagaactCACGATGCAATCAAGGAGAATACTGTTTGGATCTTTAATTCTGTTTAGGACCGTCGTTACTTTTCCTGGTTGGTATTCCAGGTGCCAACTGCTCTGTGAGAGATTACCCAGAACTTAGCGTAAAGCAAACACCGTTTTATCTCACGCTCGCGGACTGTGAAGGTCAGGGCAAGATGGGTGGTTCGTGGGGCGCGGTGGGGCAGGTCTTCCGGGTCTCAAGCCCCAGGTTTCAGATGAAGAGAAACCACACCTGTGCCCTCTCACCTctgccctgagctgaagccagagtAGGATGAGACTTTTGGAGGTGCTGGGAGGCAGTGTCTTAGCAGAGGGGGATGGGGGTCACTGTGGCTGGATCAGAGGCCACGcgtgctttgcttttcttcccattGAGAGAGATGGAGTCTAACGCCCTGCCCTTGAACCTAGGCTGGCTCAAGTCTCGGGCTTGACCGGCGGAAGGGCGCAGAAGTTTGGTTCTGGCACTTCCCAGTGGGTTCACACGAAGACTCGTGGGCGGGCCTTTCAGAACATTGGTTCTTGGGGTCCGGCTGCCCAAATCCCACAGGAGTCGTGTGGCGCGGCCTCGGCCGGCAGCCTCGGCAGGGCACTACACGGTGGCTCTGTCTTAGGCGGCCCAGCCTTGTTTGGCCCCAGCTTGGACCTGACCCGGCTGCCGCTGCAGCAGAGCTCCCGCTGAGCTCACCCAGCCCACCGAACCCAGAGAACTGTAAACCGCTGCTCCAAAGCGCTCCGCTTTGGAGTGGTTCCGTCCACAGCAGCAGAGACGTGGGACAGGTGAAACAGTGGCACCACGGCTACTGTTTGCCCCCAAGGATCTTTTTCCTTCGAAGTAAATACGTGCTGAAATAGGGCGCCGGGCTcaaggcggttaagcatccacctttggttcgggtcacggtctcacggtttgtgagttcaaggcccccatcgggtgagcacaagccctgcttcgggattctctctctccctctctctctgcccctcgctcacgctctctctcaaaacaaaacaagaagtgcTGACATATTTATGGTGGAAATAACCTCTGAGGTTCGCTTCAAATTGGCTGCatgtgaggggaggaggggagggcacgGGCGAAACGGGACAGGCCATCGGCTGAAAATGATTGAAGCCAGGCAGCGGGCCCACTGGGTTCACAACCCCATTCCTTCCACTTTGGTGCATGGGGTGGTCCCCTCCCACACTGCACTAGGGCAGGCCCGTGTGACCAGAATAGGGCAGAAGTGACCTTGCTTGTAAGAGACGCCGCGGCTGCTCCCTTGCGCTTGctctctgtccatctgtctgtctccgAGGCCTCACCCGGGAGCAGCCCTGCGCACAGCCGGGAGCTGCGGGTGACACGGCACTGACTCCCCAAGCCACGAGGAACCGGGCCTCCTGATCGCAGCACGCGCTGGACTGCAGCCTCCTGAGAGGCCGGGGCCAGAGCAGCTGCTCAGCCGCGCCCTGATCCTCAGAAACCCTAGAATAAGCGTGTGCGGCTGCTAAATTCCAGGGCACGTTCTCACACGGATTGCTAACAAGATGTATGTTTGGAATTTTCCACAATAgggttttctgcttttgttttcaagCACTTGGGTGACCTGAGGGCAGCGCTCTCCTCGCCCAGCCACCCAGCGGTGCGGGACAGTGGTCTGTGGTACCCTGGGTCTCCAATGACAGGGAGCCGCAGAAGGCTCTGCTTCGGGGCAGCTCAACTCTGCACAAGGAGCCGCCAGCGCGACTCTTAAGTTACACAAAACTCGCAAATGTTCCTCAAATATGAGAGAATCTCCAAATGACAACGAAGGTTAGGGTTTTGCATTAAGTTCGCGGCCGAAaccgcgcccccccccgccccccccgcgcCTGGGTTCCCCGCCTGGCCTCGCGGGTCGGGAGGGGGCGACGGCGGGGGGCGCGCCCCCgatggggggggggtccttcaGGGACTCGGGCCCCGCGAGAAGACCTCGCGCTTCACGAGGTCCCTCCCGCTGCTACGAACTGTCCCTCGACCCGGCCCGCTTCCGTCCGGGGCGGCGGACAGCGCACGCCGGGAGCCTCCGAATCGAACCACCTCCGCGGCGCCGGCCGTGCGGCGCGGGGGCTCCGGGCGCGCGTCCACGGCCGGGGGTGGGGCGACAGCGCCGGCTCGCCCCCGCGCGGCACCTCTTGGACATGTCACGACGGACGGGGGCCGGGGGAAGGCGCACGGGACGCTGCGACACTGTCCCGTGCCCACGGAGAGCGGCCGAGCCCCGAGGACCGCCCCGGGCCGGAAAACAGCGGCAGCGAAGGGCGCGAAGCCCCCAGGCGGCCCCGCCCTCGCGGGACGCGCCCACGAGGCCGGCTCCACAAGATGGTGGCGGCGCGCTCCCGGCagcccgcgcgcgcgcgcatgcgccCTCCGCCGCCGCCCGGCGCGAGCGGAAGTCGCGTGACCCCGGAAGTGGCGGGCCGGGCGCGCGCGGGCGGGGCGGCGACGTTCGTCATTCCGTGCGGGAGGGAGCGTGAGAGCGGCGCGGTCGAGCCTCCggtgagcggcggcggcggcgggcggggcggggcggggctggggagggggcgccgcGGGGGCCGGGGTTGCGGCGCCTTTGTTCGCGCCGCCCGCCGGGGGTGGGCGCGGGCCGGTGCGGGCCTCCTTTGGGGCCGCCGCCCGAGTCCCgcggcgccccctccccgccgaTGCGCGCCGGCTGGACCCGGGcccggcgccccctccccggGGGTGGTGGGTCCGGCACCCGGCCAGGGAAGCGTGGGCACCGCGCCCCTGCCCGGTTCCCGAGCACCCCACCCTGCGCGGCGCGCCTGCCCGCCCAGATTGCGGGGCCCCGAGGAAGGAAGTGTGGGCCGCGGCCATCGCACTCGGAGGAGCCTGTCGCCCGCGGCCGCACTTGGGTGGCGTTAGGGCGTGAGCATTTTAGAGGAATTTAAGAGGAAGCGGCCGTGAGGCCTGGGAAAGCGGGCGGGCCCCACCCCACCAGTGGCCGGCCGGCCGGCTCGGGGTTCCCAGCGGCCCTTTGTGAGGTCTGCTGCTCGGGCAGCTCCGGGCTGCTAGGCTGGTCCGTGGGGAGAGAGGCGTTGATCATTCTTCTGGGGCAACCTGAGGTCTAGTGCTGACCGGGCTGTGACCCACTTCCCTTACCGCCCAGAAGGACTTGAGTGGTTTCCGCTACTTCTCAGATTCTAGCGGGGTGCGATGGGGATTCCTAGTTGAAGCCAGCCTCATGCACTGCTCCTTGTTCCCACAGCGCTGTCCCAAGCTCTTCTGGGCCAGGATCCAGAACGAGGGTCCTGAAAGCATAGGCAGGTCACAAACCCTCACAGTTGGAAAGAACATTAGCCCATGGTTAGGGTTCCTCATGACTTTTGGGACCCACCTGTGGGACTCAGGCTGGCCAGGTCGTCTGAGCTCCAGGAGAGCCCTGCGTTTGCAGGGTGAGGCCTTGCTTCACTGTTAGAACAAGGCCCAAGGAGTGTGCTTGGTCAGGGAGACCCAGGAGGAGGTGTCCCTTGGGGAGAGGGTCTAGGCAGCTCCAAAAGAACAGCAGGATTTTAGAAGTGACCCCGTAGGGGCCCTGTCAATTGGGCCTGGTGGTCTGTCTCTTCCCCCAGGGTGGGAGAGGTATGCCAGGTCTCCCTGAggagcgggctccaggccccacTTAGTTCTGGGTGCTCTGTCCAGACTGTCCCAGCAGGTCCCCGAGGTGGGCAGGGCAAGGAGTGTGGTTCCCTCTGGGCCTTAGGAGTCTGTGTCTGGGCCTTTTGCAAAGCTCTGCTCGGAGCTGCTTTCTTCCAGAAGGCAACTATCCCCTGGGGTCCAAATATAGAGCCTGGTTACCTGCAGAGGTTTTTCAACAGCGAACTTGTGCTGGCTGTGGGGCTTGCTGAGGGGCAGAAGAGGTAGACACTGTGGGTCCCTTCAGGCTGCCACAGCCCTGTCCCTGCCCACAGGTGTTCCAGACCCAGTTAGAGTAAGTGAGCATGGCCGAGCAGGAGCCCACAGCTGAGCAGCTAGCACAGATTGCAGCCGAGAATGAGGAGGACGAGCACTCGGTCAACTATAAGCCCCCCGCCCAGAAGAGTATCCAGGAGATCCAGGAGCTGGACAAGGATGATGAGAGTCTGCGCAAGTACAAGGAGGCCCTGTTGGGCCGTGTAGCTGTGTCTGCTGGTAAGTGGGCTGAGGCAATGCCGAGAGGGACACCTGTCACTTTGGGGTTTCTGCTGCCTCCCCCATCCTGCAAGTCACTAGTGGGGTAGAGCTTTAACCTGCTCTCACTCCGCAGACCCCAACGTCCCCAATGTTGTTGTGACCCGCCTGACCCTGGTGTGTAGCACAGCCCCCGGCCCCCTGGAGCTGGACCTGACAGGTGAGTGGCATCCGGGGGTCCTCTGCGGCCCAGGCTGCCCAGCACCTTGCGGGCTCTGCTGAAAATAGTCTTTTGGAATGCTGGTGCCCTCTTGTGGGGGGCCGGAGAAGTGCAGCCAGGAAGTGTTTGTGGACTCCGACTTTGGAGAGGCCTGGGTCCTGGGTGGGGCTACCTGGGGCCGCCTGGGTCAGGGTGGGAGCGGAAGGGGTGCCCTGCAGCTGCAGACGGGGGACATGCTGAGGTCAGAGCAGCTTCCTGTAGCCGAGCCTTTCAGTACAAGCTTCTTCCTCGGCACAGGTGATCTGGAGAGCTTCAAGAAGCAGTCCTTTGTGCTGAAGGAGGGCGTGGAGTACCGGATAAAAATTTCTTTCCGAGTAAGGCAGacgctggggggcggggggtgctgggAGGAGTTGGGCCTGGAGAGCCCCACCGAGCCGTGTTTGGGTTGTGTCCCTGCAggtgaaccgggagatcgtgtCCGGCATGAAGTACATCCAGCACACGTACAGGAAAGGCGTCAAGAGTGAGTGAGGCGAGCGCCACCTGGCTGGCCCGTGGGAAGGGGCAGGTGGAGGTGGCCGCCCAGGGCGCGGGGAtcagcagggagaggaaggaagcggTGTGCGGCCCCGTCCTCAGGTGGAGGCGGGCGGCACTGGTGACCTGTGCGTTTCCTACGCGCAGTTGACAAGACCGACTACATGGTGGGGAGCTACGGGCCCCGGGCAGAGGAGTACGAGTTTCTGACGCCCATGGAGGAGGCGCCCAAGGGCATGCTGGCCCGAGGCAGCTACAACATCAAGTCCCGCTTCACAGACGATGACAAGACCGACCACCTGTCGTGGGAGTGGAGCCTCACCATCAAGAAGGACTGGAAGGACTGAGCCCCGGGGGGCGGGCCTTCGGACAGACGGACGGACGGACCTGTCTGacgcgccccacccccaccgcccccaccccatcccagccCCCTACCAAAGTGCTGACaggcctgccccccctccccccacccgcccgcgggcccccagcctcctcctcctccccggcgGCCTTGCCTTGCTGCTTCTGCCTGCGCTGGGGGGgtagagaggggagggagcctgCACCTCAGGCCTCCACCTCCCTTTCCGTACCCCTTCAGGTTCCCTCCCACCCGTCCTAACCCGACTTGAGGCCCCGGCTTTTCCAAGGGAACCTCGTGGCCTTGGCAGTTGCCCTGAATCCTGTTcttcgggggtggggtggggtggggtgcatgATTGGAGGCCTCTTGGGGGCCGGCCACCCTCCTGCTTTCACCTGTCCCCGGTCAGTTCATCCATCGCTGTCAGTAACCGTCTAACCATGATGCCTTAACATGTGGAACGTGTGCTGTGGGGGCCGTCACTAACCTCtaaaccccccctccccacccacccccccccccgtgtctGCATGAGCATGTGGTCTCCCTGGTCCCCGCCCCATCTGCGATCCCCGTGGCCCCGGGAAGTGTGTGGGATGTGCTGCTGCTCCCCTGCCCGCCAGGGCCTCgccggccccctcccccggccaggGCTGTGGGGACGGCTCCAGGGGCTCTGGGAAAGCCAAATTGCCAAAACTGAAGTTGCCTCCGTTCCCATCCGGGAGGCCGGGTGTCCTCACGCCTCTGCCTTCTTTGTCCCGGTGGGCGGCGCTGGAGCCCACAGCCCCAGCAGACGGCCCTCGCCGGACAGAGCCAGTGGCCGAGCCTTATGTGTCCCACCCGGGCCTGCCGGCCCGGGGTCGCGTGCCTGGCCCATCAGTATTTATTGCCTCCATATGTGCCGTCCTCTGGGCCCCCTGGCCTGCCACCTCTGCCCCCAGGCTCGGTGCCACCGTCCCCGGCAggccctccccacacccagccAGGACAACCGTGGGACCAAGCGCGCACAGTCGGAGCCCTCCCCTGTGCCTCCCCTCCCCGACCTTCCCCGTGCCCCCTCTCCCTGTCAGGACGGGGCCTAGAACGCCCAGGAGCCTGAACCTGCTTCTCCTTTTCTGACCGGGAAATAAACTCCCCCAAAGGAGCCAGGGTGTTTGCTGCTTGTCTCCTGGCGGGCGGGGGCAGGAAGGCAGCAGGAATGCTTTTTCCCTGGGTGGCAGCCGCTGCTCCTGTGACCACTTTCGTACTAATGTCGAGTGGCCAGGGTTCACTGTGGGTGAGGAACCGGAGTCCCCAAAGTGCCCAAGTTCCCCCGGATtcggggcagtgggagggggcgCGGTAGGCCCGTCTTGGGGTCTAGAGCACCGGCTCCTCAGGAAATGCCCCAACCCTGAAGAAGGGGAGCCTCGCTGGAGGTTTGAGGTCTGTGCGGCAGGCAAGACATGCAGGTAGGGGATGGGAGGGGCTCTGCTGCCCTCTGgtagtgctggggggggggggggcagttggtGCTGTGGGCTGCAGGAACGGGCAGGATCAGCCGTCCAAGGGTGGAAAGGGTGAAGCGGGGGTAGACTGGAGGAGACTAGAGGGCCCTCGCTGCCTAAGGTGCAAAAGTGCCAGGAGAGCCCTGAGTAACAGCCAATCCCGTGGACCAGGGAGGCCTCTGCGGGgcctggggtggtggggagcgGAGAGGAGGATGGTCCTGCCTCCTCTCCAAGCGCCACCCCCAGGGCACTCAGTAACCTTGacgcccctccccaaccccaggatGAGGAAAGGGCAGGTGGGCAACCTAAGCTGCAGACACCCTCTTACCTGGCCCACGTGGGTTACGAAAGAGGTTGGGTGCCACACAGTGGGGACGCGGGACTGCTCTCCTGGAGCCTCTACTGGCCACACCTAAGGCGGCCTGCCCCCCTTTCCATTGCTTCCAGCACAGTGTGCTCAGCTGGCAGCTTATCGCCAGCTGGGCTGGGCCACATGCCCGTGCCAGGACAGCTCCTACAAGGCTGGTCACTGCCTCAACCCTCCTTATGGGGGCCCCGTGCTCGATGGCATGAGGAAATGGCACTTCCTGCCCAGACACAGACCCAAGAGCCCAGGCAGGAAGCAGCCTGGGCCCCAGTTCTTGATTCCACAGGGTCAAAGACCCTAACCCACCTCTCCCAGAGCCAGAGCCGTGCAGCCCCAAGACAGGCCTGGTGGGACAGGCTCGGGCAGGGAGCCGCCGTGAGACCAGTTCCGGGCTCTGAGGCCTTTctcacggaaccggacgcggctGCCTCTGGcgctcatccccacccccagaggcAGAAAGCCCCATCTCAGTCAGTCCGTAGCGCTGGGACCACCACCTCCCTTCTCCCGGTACACTTCCTGAAAGGTCCAGTGCAAACCTCTAAACCCAGGGAAATCCTGTGCCGTCAGCAGCGCCTTGGGCCAGGGCCTTCTGAGGCTGTCAGGCCAGAAGGCCTACTACTTTTGCTCTCGGATTTCCCCAGCTTTACTAGACATGTGAACTCAGGACCCAGAGCGCCCAGTTGTACAGGCACACTGCCAATCCCCAGGACTTTGTCCCCCGCCCCCGCTGAGGGGCAACACAGGGTGGTGCCTGCAGGACGTGGCTCTTGGGTCCCAAGTCTAATCTGACCCTCCTGGTTCCACCCTGAACCTGCCTACAGTCTGGGAGCCGGTGTCTGTGGCCCTCTTCCCTTCCGTCCTCTTCCACGTCCCCCAGAAATCCCCAAGCTGCCACCTCCTCATCCACTCCAAGATGGGCCCTCCCTTCCACTGAGGAGGGTGCCGTGGTCACCAGGTCAGGTCAGGACCCCTGATGTGACTGATCACCAAATACTGTGGTTTAGGACAATCTTCATACCCCTGTGCAGTCCCGCTCCACGATCAGGACgcctgcagcccccaccccgggggcaTGCTCACCACCTCGCCCCCAGCATGCACAGGAAGAGGACCGCGGGATAGTGCCTGATCGGGGAACCTAGTCAGATTTCGGTGGCCCAGCGAGCACTTCTGGGGTGTCCGTGAACCTGCCAGGACTCCCTCGACACACCCTATCCGACCCTATCCCTCCTTCCAACCCTATCAAGCATTGGAAGGCAGTTTTATTCTGAGAACTCTACTTTTGAGAATGGTATTTATCAAAACATCTGCTATTTAATGGGCAACTTCTCCGGGAATGCCACGCCTGGAGGATGTCCTGTAGTTGTGTGGGTCCCCCAAGACACAGCCACAGGGGCAGGTGGGGCACCAACCTCCCAGGGCACATTCcggcccagggcctggggcacAAGGTGAACACACCCCACTGCCTCTCTCTGGAGCTGATTTTGGAAGGTATGTGAGTGGGTCTTAGGAAGAATGAGACCGAGCCGGCCCTCCCCTCAAAGCTGAGGCCTGCAGAGGCGTTCAGTCAACCAGCCTGTGTTCCGGGACCAACCCCACAGAAACAGGGGGTCTCAGGCCTCCCCCAAACCAGGCCTCCTTCCAGCTGAGACCCCCGCTTTGCTGCTCCTGCACGGGTTGGTACGTGAGGCCAATTCAAGATGGGCAAAGGCATCCTGAGGAGAAGGCACATTGGTGCGGCTGAGGTATCGGAATACCGTGCCTGGGTCAGGCCAGAGGCCAGTCGCCCGCATCAAGGTGTGTTTCGGCCGCCCTCAGTTGCAGCCATGGAGGCAGACTCGGCCACAGTGAGGCTCATTCGCGGCCGTTGCACCGTTGTCTGCTTTATTCTCCCCTTGATCCCGATGTTCTCATCTTCGTCGGGACTGTATGCTCTGGAGCGAAGCTGCCTCCGTGCTGGCACAAACTCATCGTCGTGGTGTGTATCATCTCTTCACTGTCCCCAGCGGAAGAAACTCAAACCCCACTCTTGAGGCACCTAAACCCTGGTCTCACGAGCGCTTCCGAAATCTAGACAGGATACAAATAACCCTTATATCAGGCCCCGCGGTCTGTAAAATAAGG of the Neofelis nebulosa isolate mNeoNeb1 chromosome 16, mNeoNeb1.pri, whole genome shotgun sequence genome contains:
- the ARHGDIA gene encoding rho GDP-dissociation inhibitor 1; the protein is MAEQEPTAEQLAQIAAENEEDEHSVNYKPPAQKSIQEIQELDKDDESLRKYKEALLGRVAVSADPNVPNVVVTRLTLVCSTAPGPLELDLTGDLESFKKQSFVLKEGVEYRIKISFRVNREIVSGMKYIQHTYRKGVKIDKTDYMVGSYGPRAEEYEFLTPMEEAPKGMLARGSYNIKSRFTDDDKTDHLSWEWSLTIKKDWKD